The Amycolatopsis sp. 195334CR genome window below encodes:
- a CDS encoding BTAD domain-containing putative transcriptional regulator — MTAISFRVLGPLEVTVSGRVLPLGGPKPRLLLATLLLQPNVAVSADALIDVLWPEKAPRSAAANIRTYVHALRRRLAEGSPDVAERIQSRSAGYILTADESELDATRFQELAARAQKLPPEQALELLTEADALWRGEVLEDLPHSHTWGSTVARLDELRLSTQEQRLKTRVELGQHTDAIVELRGLLADHPLREELWEQLIIALDADGRNAEAFQAYAQVEQVLLDELDTEPGPRLQGLHTRLLTANRPGGARPRPAVPSPFPICQLPLDLPDFTGRTEVIDDLVRLLRQQRASGAPTVVVLSGAPGVGKSSIAVRVAHEVRAEFPDGQLHLDLGGTSPSPRAPMDVLPEILRALGVPDSAMPRTLAERSALLRSRLSRRRMCLVLDDAGGAAQIRPLLPGAGACAVLVTSRVRLPDLEGARPVDIDVLPDEDALRLLAGIIGRERVLAEPDSAAAILKACGYLPLAIRIVGAKLTHRPSWTLRMLADRLRNERRRLDELRVGDLAVHASVTLSYDMLPRGAAQAFRGLGLLGPVLFPSWAVAAVLDREEADEVLDVLVDAHLVELVSSDANGQPHYRLHDLLRVYAARQGEIDDSEADRRGVIRRVLEGYLALATSAVALMPLHVFGLYAVDGPEGWRVPDAEAVLGDPLAWFDAERRTGVAAVALAAEWGLDDLAWRLTAAFTPYLDIRGHQADWQHTHAIALAAARRTGDLRGQAIVHRNLGQIHLYQDSYRDAVAGFEESHRLFRQVPDDRGAAIALAGLGSALRISGHREQALDRSVDALRLFRRAGDPHGEAVAKIAIGACWLVVDAFDEAERWFGEAYDLSALIGDRHREAHALKRIAMLHQRRGNLTEAREQVNRAIAIFEELGDDHCVGYANQNLGELCLESGDLAYAQLLLVNSFSVHRRNGDRRSEAEVTDLLGRLHQALGQPERSRGYYERSLSIWRELSAENEAAAVAERMNGLPGGASLPARRKRRHIASA; from the coding sequence GTGACTGCGATCTCGTTTCGCGTACTGGGGCCGCTCGAGGTCACGGTGTCCGGCCGGGTGCTGCCGTTGGGCGGGCCCAAGCCGCGATTGCTGCTGGCCACGCTGCTGCTGCAGCCGAACGTGGCGGTCTCCGCGGACGCGCTGATCGACGTGCTCTGGCCGGAGAAGGCCCCGCGCTCGGCGGCCGCGAACATCCGCACCTACGTGCACGCGTTGCGACGGCGCCTCGCCGAGGGGTCACCCGACGTCGCGGAACGCATCCAGAGCCGGTCCGCCGGGTACATCCTCACCGCCGACGAGAGCGAGCTCGACGCGACGAGGTTCCAGGAGCTGGCCGCCCGGGCCCAGAAGCTGCCACCCGAGCAGGCGCTGGAGCTGCTGACCGAGGCCGACGCCCTGTGGCGCGGCGAGGTGCTGGAGGACCTGCCGCACAGCCACACCTGGGGATCCACCGTGGCCAGGCTCGACGAGCTGCGGCTGTCCACCCAGGAGCAGCGGCTCAAGACCCGCGTCGAGCTGGGCCAGCACACCGACGCCATCGTCGAACTGCGTGGGCTGCTCGCCGACCACCCGCTGCGCGAGGAGCTGTGGGAACAGCTGATCATCGCGCTCGACGCCGACGGCCGCAACGCCGAGGCGTTCCAGGCCTACGCCCAGGTCGAGCAGGTGCTGCTGGACGAGCTCGACACCGAACCCGGGCCCCGGCTGCAGGGCCTGCACACCCGGCTGCTCACGGCGAACCGCCCCGGCGGCGCGAGACCCCGGCCCGCGGTGCCGAGTCCGTTCCCGATCTGCCAGCTGCCGCTGGACCTGCCCGACTTCACCGGGCGCACCGAGGTGATCGACGACCTGGTCAGGCTGCTCCGGCAACAGCGGGCCAGCGGCGCCCCGACCGTGGTCGTGCTCTCGGGTGCGCCGGGGGTCGGCAAGTCGAGCATCGCGGTGCGCGTGGCCCACGAGGTCCGCGCCGAATTCCCCGACGGGCAGCTGCACCTGGACCTCGGCGGCACCTCACCGTCGCCACGGGCGCCGATGGACGTGCTGCCGGAGATCCTGCGGGCGCTGGGCGTGCCGGACTCGGCGATGCCGCGCACGCTGGCGGAACGCTCGGCACTGCTGCGGTCGCGGTTGTCCCGGCGGCGGATGTGCCTGGTGCTCGACGACGCGGGCGGGGCCGCGCAGATCCGGCCCCTGCTGCCGGGTGCGGGGGCGTGCGCGGTGCTGGTCACCAGCCGCGTCCGGCTGCCCGACCTCGAGGGCGCGCGGCCCGTCGACATCGACGTGCTGCCCGACGAGGACGCGTTGCGCCTGCTCGCCGGCATCATCGGCCGCGAACGCGTGCTGGCCGAGCCGGACAGCGCCGCCGCGATCCTCAAGGCGTGCGGCTACCTGCCGCTGGCCATCCGGATCGTCGGCGCGAAGCTGACCCACCGGCCGTCGTGGACCCTGCGCATGCTCGCCGACCGGCTGCGCAACGAACGCCGCAGGCTGGACGAGCTGCGCGTGGGCGACCTCGCCGTGCACGCGAGCGTGACCCTGAGCTACGACATGCTGCCGCGGGGCGCGGCGCAGGCGTTCCGCGGGCTCGGCCTGCTCGGCCCGGTGCTGTTCCCGAGCTGGGCGGTGGCCGCCGTGCTCGACCGCGAAGAGGCCGACGAGGTGCTCGACGTGCTGGTCGACGCGCACCTGGTGGAGCTGGTCAGCTCCGACGCCAACGGCCAGCCGCACTACCGGCTGCACGACCTGCTCCGGGTCTACGCGGCCAGGCAGGGCGAGATCGACGACAGCGAGGCGGACCGGCGCGGGGTGATCCGCCGGGTGCTCGAGGGCTACCTCGCGCTGGCGACCAGCGCGGTCGCGCTGATGCCGCTGCACGTGTTCGGGCTGTACGCGGTCGACGGGCCGGAGGGCTGGCGCGTGCCGGACGCCGAAGCGGTGCTCGGCGACCCGCTCGCCTGGTTCGACGCCGAGCGCCGGACCGGGGTGGCGGCGGTGGCGCTGGCCGCCGAGTGGGGACTGGACGACCTGGCCTGGCGGCTGACCGCGGCCTTCACCCCGTACCTGGACATACGCGGGCACCAGGCCGACTGGCAGCACACGCACGCCATCGCGCTGGCCGCCGCCCGCCGCACCGGCGACCTGCGCGGGCAGGCCATCGTGCACCGCAACCTCGGGCAGATCCACCTGTACCAGGACAGCTACCGCGACGCGGTGGCCGGCTTCGAGGAGTCGCACCGGCTCTTCCGGCAGGTCCCCGACGACCGCGGCGCGGCCATCGCGCTGGCCGGGCTGGGCAGCGCGCTGCGCATCAGCGGGCACCGCGAGCAGGCGCTCGACCGCAGCGTCGACGCGCTGCGCCTGTTCCGGCGCGCCGGCGACCCGCACGGCGAGGCGGTGGCGAAGATCGCCATCGGCGCGTGCTGGCTGGTGGTCGACGCCTTCGACGAGGCCGAGCGCTGGTTCGGCGAGGCCTACGACCTGTCCGCGTTGATCGGCGACCGGCACCGCGAGGCACACGCGCTCAAGCGCATCGCCATGCTGCACCAGCGTCGTGGCAACCTCACCGAGGCCCGCGAGCAGGTGAACCGGGCGATCGCCATCTTCGAGGAACTCGGCGACGACCACTGCGTCGGCTACGCGAACCAGAACCTCGGCGAGCTCTGCCTGGAAAGCGGCGACCTGGCCTACGCGCAACTGCTGCTGGTGAACTCGTTCAGCGTGCACCGCCGCAACGGCGACCGGCGGTCCGAGGCCGAGGTCACCGATCTGCTCGGCCGCCTGCACCAGGCGCTCGGCCAGCCGGAGCGCTCCCGCGGGTACTACGAGCGCTCGCTGTCGATCTGGCGGGAGCTGTCCGCCGAAAACGAGGCCGCCGCCGTCGCCGAGCGGATGAACGGGCTGCCCGGCGGGGCGTCGCTGCCCGCGCGGCGCAAGCGCAGGCACATCGCCTCGGCCTGA
- a CDS encoding alkaline phosphatase, with the protein MTQVNRRLVLLGGLAAAGSFATAASVPSWASTRTRIAAPAIHDPFQLGVASGDPLPDSVVLWTRLAPAPLNQDGYGGMPDATYNVDWEIATDQAFGSVVQKGTVATSRALGHSVHVEPKGLDPARAYFYRFKSEGFISPVGRTRTAPAAGAAVNQLKYCMASCQHWEEGWYHAHRGIAADNPDLVLFLGDYMYEKPSTNAAVPRVRAMALTAETTTLAHYRARHAQHKTDQYLQAAHAAAPWMVVFDDHEVVNNWNSSTAPAATARKAAAFQAFYENMPIRSTAKPNGASIQLYRQYVWGNLARFHLMDTRQYRSVQATTAQGCTTMRDPSRTLTGSAQEQWLLKSFETHPATWDFLGQQVFFAQRDGDGKKDTCESPDSWNGYAASRDRITKGWVDRKVPNPIVLTGDVHRHWAADLRQDYYDHSDPIVGSELVTTSVTSNSVGSSPPSSTWLSHNPHVKYCLGERGYVRVTTTPAQMRADFMRVSSALELDPAKALITTDRSYVVQAGTKGLQRV; encoded by the coding sequence ATGACCCAGGTGAATCGGCGGCTGGTGCTGCTCGGCGGGCTCGCGGCCGCCGGGTCGTTCGCCACCGCCGCGTCGGTGCCCTCGTGGGCGAGCACCCGGACCCGGATCGCCGCCCCGGCCATCCACGACCCGTTCCAGCTGGGCGTGGCCTCGGGTGATCCGCTGCCGGACAGCGTGGTGCTGTGGACGAGACTCGCGCCGGCCCCGCTGAACCAGGACGGTTACGGCGGCATGCCGGACGCGACGTACAACGTGGACTGGGAGATCGCCACCGACCAGGCGTTCGGCTCGGTCGTGCAGAAGGGCACCGTGGCCACGAGCCGCGCACTGGGGCACAGCGTGCACGTCGAGCCGAAGGGCCTCGACCCGGCGCGCGCCTACTTCTACCGGTTCAAGTCGGAGGGCTTCATCTCGCCGGTGGGCCGGACCCGGACCGCACCGGCCGCGGGGGCGGCGGTCAACCAGCTGAAGTACTGCATGGCGTCGTGCCAGCATTGGGAGGAGGGCTGGTACCACGCGCACCGCGGCATCGCCGCCGACAACCCGGACCTGGTGCTCTTCCTCGGTGACTACATGTACGAGAAGCCGTCGACCAACGCCGCCGTGCCGCGGGTGCGGGCGATGGCGCTGACCGCGGAGACCACCACGCTCGCCCACTACCGGGCGCGGCACGCGCAGCACAAGACCGACCAGTACCTGCAGGCCGCGCACGCGGCGGCGCCGTGGATGGTGGTCTTCGACGACCACGAGGTGGTCAACAACTGGAACTCCAGCACCGCGCCCGCCGCCACCGCGCGCAAGGCCGCGGCGTTCCAGGCGTTCTACGAGAACATGCCGATCCGCTCGACGGCGAAGCCGAACGGGGCGTCGATCCAGCTGTACCGGCAGTACGTTTGGGGGAACCTGGCGCGCTTCCACCTGATGGACACGCGGCAGTACCGGAGTGTGCAGGCGACCACCGCGCAGGGCTGCACCACGATGCGCGACCCGAGCCGCACGCTGACCGGGAGCGCGCAGGAGCAGTGGCTGCTGAAGTCGTTCGAGACGCACCCGGCGACGTGGGACTTCCTGGGGCAGCAGGTCTTCTTCGCGCAGCGTGACGGCGACGGCAAGAAGGACACCTGCGAATCACCCGATTCGTGGAACGGCTACGCGGCCTCGCGCGACCGGATCACGAAGGGTTGGGTGGACCGCAAGGTGCCGAACCCGATCGTGCTGACCGGCGACGTGCACCGGCACTGGGCAGCGGACCTGCGGCAGGACTACTACGACCACAGCGACCCGATCGTCGGGTCGGAGTTGGTGACCACCTCGGTGACGAGCAACAGCGTGGGCTCGTCACCGCCGAGCTCGACCTGGCTGTCGCACAACCCGCACGTCAAGTACTGCCTGGGGGAGCGGGGTTACGTGCGGGTGACCACCACCCCGGCGCAGATGCGCGCCGACTTCATGCGGGTGTCGAGCGCGCTGGAGCTGGACCCGGCGAAGGCGTTGATCACCACGGACCGCAGCTACGTGGTGCAGGCCGGGACGAAGGGCCTGCAGCGGGTTTAG
- a CDS encoding cold-shock protein — translation MTSGKILRFDEVRGYGFIAPDEGGEDVFMHANDLRDEKHLFQPGMTVTFDVEDGGRGLKASNVHLADREAAAAAARHGDQSARAPRVVEDGLADLLSQTEFRQELTEAMLETAPTLTGSQIVLLRRKIVQLAQAHNWVER, via the coding sequence GTGACTTCAGGGAAGATCCTGCGGTTCGACGAAGTGCGGGGATACGGCTTCATCGCACCCGACGAGGGTGGCGAGGACGTATTCATGCACGCCAATGACCTCCGCGACGAAAAGCACCTCTTCCAACCCGGAATGACGGTCACCTTCGACGTCGAGGACGGGGGGCGCGGGCTCAAGGCCTCCAACGTCCACCTCGCCGATCGGGAGGCCGCGGCCGCCGCGGCGCGACACGGGGACCAGTCCGCCCGCGCCCCGCGCGTGGTCGAGGACGGACTGGCCGACCTCCTCTCGCAAACCGAGTTCCGCCAGGAGCTCACCGAAGCCATGCTGGAGACCGCGCCCACGCTCACCGGCTCGCAGATCGTGCTGCTCCGCCGCAAGATCGTGCAGCTCGCCCAGGCGCACAACTGGGTGGAACGCTAA